TGCGCGCGCTGGTTCGGGGCGAAGTGCCATGCCTCGGCAAGGCTTGCCAGATGCAGGTTTACACCCTCGGGGCAAATGCTGGCGATTACTGGGCCAACGTGTTTTTCCTGACGTGGATGGTGCTTGGCCTGAGCTATGCGATGTATGTGACGCTCAAGATTTGGTTCCGGGCGTAGGGCTGCCGGAGCGGCGGCGACTGCGAAGCGTAGGGGCATGACTCAAGCGATCTTGCTGCACGTCGAGCACGACGAGTGTGCAGATCCAATGCGTCAGGCATATACCCGCGCCTGATACGGTGGGCGCGGCAGGCTGCGGTCGGCCAGGAGAGGAAGTTGGCGCGAGCGCTTCAGTCCCGGACAATGATGGTTCCGCATTCAATCGGAGGGACTCCCCGTGAAGTTCGCCCACTACTTTTCAATTGCCTGTGTCGCCCTCGCGATAGGGCTGCTCGCTGCTGGAGCATCCGGAGCAGCAGCTTTCGCCTTTGGAGTGTCGTTTGCGGTTGAGCTCGTTGGCTCAGTAATCACTGGAAAGCAGACGAACGACAGTGAACGATGAGCGGCTGTACGCGGCCAGAACCCGTCATTCAAAACCGCCCTCAAAAATGGACATAACACGCATCCAGCGCTCGGTCTTCTACCGCTATCAGCACGTGACCGGTCCAAAGTGCGTCCTGGTTTCCGTTCGATTTGGAAAGGCGCCGCCGAATGGCCCAACGTTGATTCGGCTACTCGCGATGGATCGAACGGAAGCCGCAGTCCAGTTTGACCTGTCGAATCACGTGTCCGAGATACTGGCTGGTGTGGTTCGGGCAAACTCTGAACTTGGAAGCCGCCTTGAAGTTGAGGCGATTGAGGTCGTCCCCGACGACTATCCAGGAAAGGGCCAGGCCGAGCACGTCGCCTATCAAATCGCAATGGCCGTGGGTCGGGGCGAGGTATAGCGGCAGTCGGCCAGGAGCGGAATTTGCGCGGCGCCACTTTTTCATGAGGCCCCAATCATGTTGGCAGTAAAAGTTTCAGGCTATGACTCGCTGCAATCCCTCATCGATTGGGCTGGCAGTTACATGGTTGACCTTGGCTATGTCTCCCATGAAGGGGCTGGCTTCGCTTTGGTTTCTCCCGACGAAGACGCCTCAGTGAACTCGTTGGAAGACTTCGTTTGGTTCCGAGGGGTCGTCGCGAGCTCGCTGCCTCCTGGATTGCGGAGCATGACCGTACACATGGACCCAGTCGACCCGGAAAGCGAAAAAGGACTGCGGAAACTTGCGGACTGAGTGACCGCTTCGGGCAATCTGGAATGCCTCTTCTGGGCCCGGAGCGGTCTTTTGGACGGCTCCAAAGCGGCCATTGATCTGCGCAACAAGCGGCATTCAACACCCGCTGTTCCGCGCAACTACATGAGGTAAATCGCCGGGCTTTTGCTCATGCCGAGGAGATCCAGGCTGGTCTGTGAGAGAGTCCCCGCAAAGGCTTAGGAAGCCCCAGTGCAGCGGACGCTGACCATGACTGCTCCGGGCAAGGCTGTTCGCGAAGCAAATTCATCCCTCGGGTTGTTCTGTTTAAAGGGCATGACTGGCCCTAATGGGTAGATTCGAACGTAGCTCGGGAGATGAGAGGTCAAGTAAGCACCCACGGTATGGCTTCGCACCCGCGCTGAACTCTCCTCCCGGTCCGAAGAGCCGACCGCGGCAAATCCGACGGCGTCCACCACCACGCTGCCCGCAGCAAGCTCCGAGCAACGGCGTTGCTCCAAGAAGACAGAAATGGCCTCGACTGCTTTGGCGTTCTCGCCTTCAACGGGTCCAAGAGGTGACGGCAAAAAAAGTACTACGTCTTTGGTCGCGGCTCGTGAATCTGCTCGAGCGCAAATGCTGAATCCGAGGCTGGCGCCCAGCATAAGAAGCACTGTGAGTCGTCGTTCCATAACTTCCTCGAATCGCTAGTCACTTTTCTCGATCATGGGCCTGCCAAGATGAGTGCCGATGTCGGCTTCTCGCGATGAGGTCTGGTCATTTACTTTTTGCGCAGCCGACCTCGCTTGAAGCGCAGGAACATGCCACCAGCGAGAACGGCCAGCATGCCTGCCAAGACTAGTTGTCCAATGAATGCGGCGAGAGCTGCCCCTGAGATTAGGCCCAATCCAACGGCACCGTGGACGAGGTGCATTGCTGCATCGAACTTTGCTCCAGGATAGAACTTAGCCATTTGGGTTCGGTTGTGGGCGGTGGAACGTCTAATGGTGGCCTGGGCGACCTAGTCCATGAGCTTGCCGTCTTGCCAGTACTCATACAAAGCACCGGGGGTGTTGACGCAAAAGATTAGCGTGGACGGCGCCTCCAGTTCGATGAGGATTTCGGTATCTACAGCTCCGCCGATAGAGACGACCTCGCATTCCGAACCAGGCGGAAGGTGAAACTCTTTTGCCCACGGTTCCACGATGATCGATAGAGCAGTGGCGAACGAGTTTTTCAGTTTTACGGAACTTCTGTTTGTCATTTTGATGTTCACCAACTGCGCCTTCGTACGTCTGGTTCTGGCCGAGTTCTGTCGTGCAGGCGCGGGTTTCAGCGAGCTTGAGGGCGGGCGCATGCTAAGGGTTTGGATGGGCCCAGAATTTCCACCACGGGCGTTGTTCCGCGCAGATTTCTGTACAGCTCTCGGCCGCGTATTTGCGAGCCGAGAATATCGGCTCGACTGCCGCGTCGGGCTCAGTGGCAAGTATGAAAGGGTCTTCGCCATAGCCTCGGTACGCAGCGAAAAGCTCATCGGACTTCATTCCCGGCCGATAGCTTGAGAGGAGGAATTCATCAACGATGGCCTCTGCTGCAGCCACGGCCGCTTGGTGAGATTCGAAAACGCCCGCCGGGTGTCGCTTCGATTCCTCCATGAAGACATAGTTGTCGTCGACAAAGACTTTGTAGGGCATACACAGTCATGCGATTCGGCGCCGCGCTGTTGTTACAACCAAGATGCTAGCCGAATGTCAGGTTCTGGCCGACTGTAGCCGCACAGCTTTTGGTGCAAGGGTTCAAGAAAGATGTTGGACTGATCATCAATCGCCTCGGCGGAGCGACACTTGTCCGCCGATGCTCTCAAGGGAATGACACATCCCACTCGAATGGCTGTCATCAGCAAGGAACACCTCAAAGATTTTCCGCGCGGCAATCTTCTTCACCACTTTCTTTGCCTCTGTGCGGGACATGGGAGTGCTCAGTTGTAGTGACCGCATGAACAGTCCTTCCACGTAGCTTCCCATGCCGGGAAACCATGCTGTGGATTCGTCCCACCCAGTGACTCGCAGCGTGCATGAACTTGAAAGTACCCGCTTGGAAGTAGCCATTAGAAGGTCTGGTTGTGGCCGCATTCTGCCTTTGCTTACTCGCCTGCGGCCAGGCTGCGCAACCGCTCCAGGATTAAGTCGGCGGCCTCGCTCGCGCTGACGAGTGCCGAACCAATGACCAGGCGGTTTGTGGTCCAGACCTCGTATTCATGGCGAAGGACCGCCTCCCAGGTCGGCAGAGTGTGCTCCGGGATGTCAGCTTTGCGGCTCTCCACACGCCTGCGGTGTTCGGCTGGGTCAGAGCACACGATTTCAACCTCGAGCAAGTCCGAGGATGTGCTGGTTGCCACAGCCCGCCACGCTTCGCGGGTGATCGATAGCGGATTGACGCAGTCGGCAACTACTGTCATGCCAAGCGCGAGATTGGACCTCGCAAGCTCGTAGGCAACGATGTAGCCTGCTGAGCCAATCTCCTCGAGAACGCTCAGCTTCATGAGCGCTTGCTCAATGGTGTCGATGCGCAGATAGGCGGAGGGCGAACGAACAACGAGTTCGCGCGCTATGGCAGTTTTGCCGGTGCCCGGTAGCCCGCCGAGAACAATCAGCATCGGGTTCTCCGTGATGGGGTCGATTGAACCTGAGTGGCGATGACGGAGGTCCCCAGTTGGCCGAATAAAGACTTCAAGGCCCCGCCCGGATTTCCTCGGGAGGCCATCATCGGGCGGTCGCTGCTTGGGCTTTGGTGATGGAAGCTGCTCGTCGCTCTCCGAATTCAGCGCCGCGGACAGCTCAGCAGCGGGAAGTCGTTTCATCAGGGCCTCTACCTCTCGCGAGTACCCGCGATCGTTCGGCTCAGTGCCACGCTGCGCCTTTCTCTTGTACTGCTGCGCGAAAGCCGCCAATTCAGCGCTCATGCGGTTGGTACGTCGGGACATCAGCTGAATTTTAGAGAGCGTTGATCTCAAGGACTGCGGTCTGAACATTACGCGTCAACGCCTTTCCGCTTCTGGCCGCATCAAGCAATAGCCTGCAGCCTAACGAAGGCGGCGGCCCCCTGGGTTCTTCGCATCCTCGTCGCGCCTGGTCGGATAGAACGGCTTCTTCTCATCGAGTTCGTAAAACAGCAGCCCGTGGATTCCCATGGCTTGGGTCTTGACCACTCGGCGCTCCCAGAGCGCCTCGAACGCACTATTGAGAGCTGTGTCGTCGGCCCGGCGCCTATAAACCTCATCGATGAACGCGACGTCCTGGCCATCAGGAAAGATGAGCGCGAACTCCTCGTCGGTGGCCGCAAAGATGTCATACACGCAGTTCACTGCGCCATCGATGACCTGAATGTTCTTCATGTAAAACTCGGAATGAATTCGACATCGTCGATCGGCTCTCGGCCGTTTGCGCGATCAGGGAGCGAATCCATTGATGCTCCAGAACGCTCGCAGAGCTACCGCCTCCACAAACCACCACTGGCCGAGGAGAAGGCCTATCGCTACCCCCGTGATGGGTATGGCCTTCAGTCTGGTTTGTCTAAGCAGCCGCGCCGCGAACAGTACGCTGAGCATCATCAGGCCGGCCAGAGATGCGTAATACCATTTGCTTCCAGCAAGGCTCTCTCGCGCAAATGCGGTGAGTCCAGAAGTAAGGGCAAACGCCGCCCACGGCCCAACGCTCCGCAAGTTCATGGACCTAGTCGTCAACGAGGCCGTTGCGCAGGAAAGCGAGCATTCTTGGCCATGAGTCCTGTCGTGCACGTGCCGCCCCTTCAGCAGTCCCTCCCATGTCCATCTCTTCGCCAGACACTGGATGCTTCGACTTGAGCATGGTTGTCGGACCGTTTGGCCAAGCGATGCTGTGTCCCGCCCCGGCGTACGCAAGGTGCTCCACGCGATGGTGAAAGCCTTGTTGTTTGAAGCGCTGCACGGCGAATTCTGTCAGTTCGGTCGACGGCCAAAGCTTGTCGTCGATGCCGGTGATCATGAGGACGGGCCCGTTGATTTTTTCTACTCGGATGGAAGTCTTATCCGCGTATGCGGCATCCCTCAACGGAATGAAATACCAGTCGAAGCTGCCCTTTCGTGCGGCGCCAACGGCCAGCGCCTTGTCCCACTGCTCATGGGTAAGCGTTCGGGCATAGGGAATCTCTTCGCCGTTCTGTGTCCATGCGCTGTATCCGCTTTCGGGGTACGCTGGCCACAGGATGCCGCTGGGAACGTAGGCGACCACCGCCCGGATTTCAGGGTAGGTCGCACCTAGAAGCAACGCAAGTTCTCCGCCTCGCGAGACACCCACGACTCCGATGTTGTTCGCGGCGACGCTCGTCTGAGCCGACAGCCACTCCAGTGCTGTGCCAAAGTATTCAAGCGGGATGCGATCGAGGGTTGGCGGCAAGCCTTCTGCGGCGAAATACGCCAATGCGAGCGCTGCATACCCGCGGGACGCCAGCAATGCAGCCATCTCCTGAGACCAAGCCAGTCCACCATTGGAACCGCCAACTACAAGCACGGCCCGGTGCGGTCCGGGTTGGGCGGGCTCGTACATCTTGCCGAAAAGCCCACGCACTCGCACCTCCCGCGACACGACGCCAGGTCCGACATAGACGCGCCGAATGGGATGGGAGATACGCGATGCGCCGTCTTCCCGCTCCGCAACCAGTGTCGAGGTCAGAGGGTCATTGCTCATGCCCGGGAAGCCCCTGGCAATGTCTCGATCCACCGGCGCCCGAGACCAGAAGAGCCCCATCGCATCCGCTCCTTCGTATGCCCCCGAAATCGGCGCATGGCTGCTGAGGTCCACAACTCCGTTGGAGTCAGCCTTGAAGGTGGCACTCGACAAGAGAACAACATCATTGAAGCCGCTCCAGAGCTTCAAGGTAATTACCGCCCCGGGCTGAAGATCCAAAACGCGAATTGCAAGAGTCTCATCAACGAGACAGGTCTGGGGCAATGTGTCGAACTTCATCTGCCGAGGAGAAGAAATGTCGGGTCTTGAGCATATACCGGCGTGCCCATCGATCAGGCCGCCGGCAGCGGTCTCCCACCGCCAAGGCGGAATTTCCTCGTCGCTTCTCTCAGGTCTCTCTTCGAGTCGGCAGTGCCAACCGCGGCTTGCCCAGCACCTGAGTCGCCACCCGCGACGCGAACCGCCGCGTCAAGAAACGCACGCCGAAGCACGACAGCTTGTTGAACAGGCCGGGCACGACCGTGCGCTTGCCGCGCAGCATCGCGCGGACCGTGGCCTGCGCCACGAACTCCGCGCTCTTCGTCGATGCGTTCGCGATCCACGAGTAGTCGCCTCCGCCGGACGCGGCGTGGAAGGCGGTTTCGGTACCACCGGGGCAGATGCAGGTCACCGACAGCGAGGTGCCGCGGTGCTCGTCATGAAGACCCTCGCTGAAGTTGCGCACGAACGCCTTCGACGCGGCGTACAGCGCCATGTTCGGCACTGACTGGTAGGCGCCAGTCGACGCGATGTTCACCATGTGCGCAGGTGCGGTGCTTGTCTTGCGTGCGTCGACGAAGCACCGCGCGAGCGCGACGAGCGAGGTCATGTTGAGCTGGACGAGCTCCGCGTCGCGCGCCCAGTCGACCTCGTCGAACCGGCGAAAGTAGCCGAACCCGGCGTTATTGATCAGGATGTCGATGGGGCCGCTGGCGGTCGCGGCGTCCCACAGCGCGCGCGCGGCATCGGCCTTGCCGAGGTCCGCGGTGACGATCTCGACGTTTACGCCCTTGCAGGTCGCGGCGACCGCCTCGAGTGCGTCGCGTCGCCGTGCCGTCAGCACGAGATCGACGCCGAGCGCCGCGAGCTCACGCGCGATGGCTGCGCCGATGCCGCTGGATGCGCCGGTCACCAATGCGCGCTTGCCGGTGTGGACGGCCGTATGTGTATTCAAATCGCTCTCCCTTTATTCCTGCGCACTCATGCGTTGACGTCGACAACGGTACGGCCTTGGACTTTTCCCGCGAGCATTCGCTCAATGACAGCGGGCACCTCGGCAAGACCCACCACATGTGTCGTTCGCGCGAGCTTGTTCAAATCCAAATCCCGCGCCAACCGTGACCAAGCCTCGATGCGCACCTGTTGGGGTGCATTGACCGAATCGATGCCGGCCAGCGTCACATTGCGCAAGATGAAAGGCAGCACCGAGGCCGGAAGGTTCATGCCCTGGGCCAGGCCGCAGGCGGTGACCACGCCTCGATATTGGGTCTGTGCCAGCACGTTGGCGAGCGTGTGGCTGCCGACCGAGTCGACAGCGCCGGCCCACCTCTCGCTCGCTATGGGTGCTCCCGGCTCCGAAAGCGTCTGGCGATCGATGATGTCGGCTGCTCTCAGGTGGCGCAGATAGTCGCTTTCCTCCAGTCGCCCTGTGGAGGCAACGACCCGATAACCAAGACCGGACAGGAGGGCGATGGCGATGGAACCAACGCCGCCATTGGCGCCCGTCACGAGAACGTCGCCATGTTGAGGCGTGAGCCCGCCGTGCTCGAGCGCCAGCACGGACAGCATCGCCGTGTACCCGGCCGTTCCGATGGCCATCGCGTCTTTGGTGGACAAGGCCGCCGGGAGCTTGAGCAGCCACTCGCCTTTCACGCGCGCCTGCTGCGCATAACCCCCGTGATGGGTTTGGCTCAGGCCCCAGCCATTGGCGACGACGCGGTCGCCAGCAGCGATGCCGGGGTAGGAAGAAGTCTTGACGGTGCCGGCGAAGTCGATGCCGGGAATCAACGGAAACTGGCGAATGACCTCGGCGCGGCCGGTGATGGCCATCGCGTCCTTGTAGTTCACGGTGGAGTAATCGATGTCGACCACGACGTCCCCGGGCATGAGGTCTGGTTCACTCATCGAGACCACGCTGGTGGTGATCTTGTCACCTGTCTTGCTGGCGAGCAGTGCTTGGAATGTCATCGTCTTCTTTCAGATGGAGTGTTGCTGAGAGGGGGGAGTGAAACGACTGGCCGCCTATGCGTCGAGCCGGAGGTCTTTGCGCACGCCGGCGTCCAGCATGCTGGCGGGCGCGAACCTGCGCAGCAGGCGCAGGCGGCTGGCCATGCCGGGGGCGTAGTGGGTCTTGGGCTGCGCGGCCATGGCTGCCTTCAGCACGATGTCGGCCACCACCTCAGGTCCTTCTGCGCCCGCGATTCCCTCCTTGAGCCGCTGCTCCATGCCCGCGCGAATTTCGCGGTACATGTCCAGAGGTGTGTCGGGCTGCATCGAATTCGCTTCGAACGGCGTGTTGATATAGGGAGGCTCCACCACCGAGACGCGAATGCCCTGCGTGCGCAGTTCATGGTCCAGCGATTCCGAATAGCCCGCAACCGCGTGCTTGGTGGCGGAGTACAGCGCCATATACGGTGAGGGCAGGAACCCCACCACCGAGCCGATGTTGATGATGCGGCCGCTCTCCTGCCGACGCATATGAGGTACGACGGAGCGGATCATCCGCACCATGCCGAAGAAGTTGGTGTCGAAGATGGCCTGGGCCTGCGCAATCGAACTCTCTTCCGCGCCGGCTGGAGCGACCCCGAAGCCGGCGTTGTTGACCAGCAGGTCGATGCGGCCTTCCGACTGGATCAGTTGCTGGACCACAGCCTCGACCGACGCGTCCTGGGTCACATCGAGCGGCAGCATCTCGAACGCGCGCTGGCCCGCCTGGCCGCCGCGCCGGCTGGTGCCGTAGACCTTGTACCCAGCCTTTGGCAGCTGCTGCGCAATGGCTTCGCCTATGCCCGAGGAGGCCCCTGTCACGAGGGCCACTTTGCTCTTGGTGTTCATTCCTGTTTTTCCTTCAGTGCTTTCTGTTTCGCATGATGATCGTCATATTTCAGAGCGAGCGAAATGTCGATGGGATTCGACGGCGTCAAGCGATGGGCAGGTGCTTCAAGGCAGCCTCGCGCAGGCTGTCGGACAGCGCAGGCTCGTCGACGACGCGGGCCAGCAGCAAGGTGCCGACCATGGTGGCGACGGTCACGAGCGCGCGTTCGTGGACACCGGCCTGCCCCCAATCTGCCGACTGTCGGGCCACAAGATCGACCATTTCCTTGATGTACCGCGTGGTCACTCGCCGGACTTCGGGCGTTTGGCGCACGGTTTCCGAGCCCAGCGCTGCCAGGGGGCAACCCTGCTCTATCTGCGCCAGGTTTTCTCGCGAGAGATAGGCGTGGAGCATGTAGGTCAAGGCCTGTTCCGGGGGCACGCTGGCCGCCGCCTCTGCCGCTATGGCCGCCGACTCCGCACAGGCCCGCCCCGCTGCTTCCGCCAGCATGGCCTCGCGCGAGGCGAAGTGGGCATAGAAGGCACCATGGGTCAGGCCGGCCTCCTTCATGATGTCGGCGACTCCTGTTCCGTCGTAACCGCTGCGACGGATCGCCCGCGCCGCAGCCGAGACGATGCGCTCGTGTGAGGCTTCCTTGGCCGCTGTTCTGACGCTGTGCTTCTCTTTTCGCATGACGTGCATCATACACTCTTCAGAAGATGCGTGCGGCCGTTCAAACCGGCGTCGATCGAGATCCTGTGTGGCCCCAGGGGCGTGACGCCTTCACGCACACGCGCCCGTGTCGGTTCGAAGGTCAGCGGAAGGTCGGCGTCGGCGGCATGGAGTCCGAGGCCACCGGCGTGGCCTGGCTAGAAATCAGCGACCTTGCCCCATGCCGAGTTGCTGAAGCGCCCCGGCCGGTACGGTGCCGGATCCACGATCGGTTCGGCGCCGCTGACAAGATCGGCGATCAGGTGGCCGGCGCCCGGACCGATGCCGAAGCCGTGTCCGGAAAAGCCCGCGGCCAGGATGAAGCCCGGCAGACCCGGCACTTCGCCGATGCCGGGCACACCGTCGGGCGTGCTGTCGATATAGCCCGCCCAGGCGTGCGTGATCTTGGCATCGCGAAGTTGGGGCAGCAGTTCGACGGCGCGGCGGTGGGTCTCCTTGATGCTCACGGGATCGGGCTTCGGATCGAGAATGCGCACGCGTTCCATGGGCGTTGGCGCATCGAGCCGCCAGCGCGCCAGCGTTTCATGGCCACTCCGAATGGCTTCCAGGCCCCCCGGACGAAGATTGCGCCAGCGCTTGGCGAACATGGGCACGAACTGCGGAGCGAAGCGCAGGAACTGTCCTGTCGGATCGACGCGCGCGCGGCCGCTGATGGCCAGTGCGTAGCGTCCATCGTTGCGGCGAGTGGCGGACACGCCCGCGCTCACCACGGCAGGCGGCAAGCGGTGTTCCACAGGAGACACGCTCAGGATGGACTGGCGGATCGAGGCCTGCGGAAAACGGATGCCAAGCTGCCGGCAGAACGAGGACGCCCAGGCGCCACCGGCCATCACGGCCGTCCGGGTCTTGATGACCCCGGCTTCCGTGATCACGCCGCTGACCCGCCCGCCTTCGGTCTCGATGCCGCGGGCGGCGCAATTCTGATGGACGCTGCCCCCAAGCTTGATGAGCGCAGCGGCCACGGCCGGCGCGGCCTTGCCAGGATCGGCGGTGCCATCGCTGGGCGAGAAGACGCCGCCCTTCCAGGCGCGGCCGGTCGCCTGTCCGCGCTCGGCGGCTTCTCGGCTGCTCAGCATGTGAGTCGTCACGCCGGCTGTCTTCGCAAAATCGCGCCAGCTGGCCCAACGGGAAATTTCTGCCTCGTCATTGCTGAGATACAACAGCCCGCAGCGATGAAAGCCCGTGTCCTCACCACTCTCGGCGGCGAATTGCTCCCACAGGTCGAGGCTCTTGCTCGCCAGCGGCAGTTCGCGGGCGTCGCGGTTCTGCTGCCGGCACCAGCCCCAGTTGCGGCTCGATTGCTCGGCGCCGATCCTGCCCTTTTCCACCAATGCGACCGAGACGCCGCGCTGGGCCAGGTAGTAGGCAGTAAAGACGCCGATGATGCCGCCGCCGATCACGACGACGTCGGCCGAAGCCGGGAGCGTGGGCGAGGTTTGGACGTGGTGCAGCGGAGGCGACATGATGAATCTCGCTCGCCCGTTCAGGCCGGGACGGTTTGGCACACGTAGAACTTCGCCACGCGATCGCTGCTTTCCCACCCGATGGGTGCGCCCTCGGGCACGAAGAGCGCGTCGCCGGTGCCCACCGACAGCACGCTGCCATCAGGGGCTGCGAAGCGCACGCTGCCCGCCACGAGATGCATGAACTCGTTCATGCGATGCCGGCGAACAACCCGGTGGTAGGGGGTCGAGTCCCAAGCGCCCGCAAGGTACTGCGCGGCGTCATCGGTGAAGACCTTGTCGCTGCGGCACTCCGGCACGGGGCCCAGCAGCACTTCGGCGGGCAGCGTGCCGGTGGGCATGAAATTGGCGTCGGCGTGCAGGGGGAAGAGGCCGCGCTTCGTCGGCTTGTCGCAAGCGGCCGCGCAGAACACGAAGCGCACGCGCGAGCTGGCCTGGATATGAAGCGAGGTGCCGCATCCGATGACGGCACCCGCCTGCGGGCCGACCACCAGCGGGGTCGCCCCGGCCGCTGTCAGGGTCAGCTCTCCCTCGACGACCACGATGGTTTCGATGTGGGGATAGCTTGCGACTTCGAGCTCTCCGATGAAGCTGGTCCGGCCCGCGCTCATTGCGCCCGGCCCTTCCCACGCGATCTCGCGATGCCGCGCAAAAGGATCGTCCTTGCCGAATGGCGCCCTGCGGAAGGAAGTTGAAACGGGTGCGCCGTCGGCGCGATGCAGCACGAGGGCCACGGTCATGATTGTTCCTGCGCATTGCGCGATGATTGAACTGCCGAATCGGGCATCGAGGCCTCGTGAAAGCCAAGAATCGTCTTGGTTTCCAGGTACTCCTCAAGACCTTCGATGCCATATTCGCGGCCATTGCCCGAGCGCTTGTAGCCACCGAACGGCGCGTTGGGATTCCAGGCGGGGTAGTTGATGTGCACCTGCCCGGAGCGGATGCGCGCCGCAACGGCGCGAGCGGTGCCAAGGTCCGTGCCTTGCACATGGGCGCCCAGGCCGTAGACGGTGTCGTTGGCGATCTCCACCGCCTCGTCCACGCTGTCGTAGGGAATGATCGCGAGCACCGGCCCGAAGATTTCTTCCTGCGCGATCTGCATCCGAGAATGCACCGCGGTGAAGATGGTCGGTCGGCAATAGAAGCCGCGGCTCAAGGCTTCCGGCCGCCCGGGGCCGCCACAAAGCAGCCGCGCGCCTTCGGCGATGCCGATGCCGATCATTTCCTGCACCCTATTGAACTGCGCGCGATTCGCCACCGGGCCGTGCGTGGTCTGCTGCGACCGCGGATCGCCGACGACGATGCTGGATGCCGCTTCGAGCGCGAGCTGTTCGACCTCCTGAAGGCGAGCGCGGGGCACGATCATCCGAGTCGGCGCGCTGCACGATTGGCCGACGTTGCGGAAAGCCGCTGCCACGCCGCCCGGTACGGCACGTGCGAGGTCCGCGTCCGGCAGGATCACGTTGGGCGATTTCCCGCCGAGCTCCTGGGCCACGCGCTTCACCGTCGTGGCCGCCGCCTGGGCCACCAGGACGCCGGCCCGGGTCG
The Variovorax paradoxus genome window above contains:
- a CDS encoding AAA family ATPase, whose product is MSAELAAFAQQYKRKAQRGTEPNDRGYSREVEALMKRLPAAELSAALNSESDEQLPSPKPKQRPPDDGLPRKSGRGLEVFIRPTGDLRHRHSGSIDPITENPMLIVLGGLPGTGKTAIARELVVRSPSAYLRIDTIEQALMKLSVLEEIGSAGYIVAYELARSNLALGMTVVADCVNPLSITREAWRAVATSTSSDLLEVEIVCSDPAEHRRRVESRKADIPEHTLPTWEAVLRHEYEVWTTNRLVIGSALVSASEAADLILERLRSLAAGE
- a CDS encoding acyl-CoA thioesterase/bile acid-CoA:amino acid N-acyltransferase family protein, which translates into the protein MKFDTLPQTCLVDETLAIRVLDLQPGAVITLKLWSGFNDVVLLSSATFKADSNGVVDLSSHAPISGAYEGADAMGLFWSRAPVDRDIARGFPGMSNDPLTSTLVAEREDGASRISHPIRRVYVGPGVVSREVRVRGLFGKMYEPAQPGPHRAVLVVGGSNGGLAWSQEMAALLASRGYAALALAYFAAEGLPPTLDRIPLEYFGTALEWLSAQTSVAANNIGVVGVSRGGELALLLGATYPEIRAVVAYVPSGILWPAYPESGYSAWTQNGEEIPYARTLTHEQWDKALAVGAARKGSFDWYFIPLRDAAYADKTSIRVEKINGPVLMITGIDDKLWPSTELTEFAVQRFKQQGFHHRVEHLAYAGAGHSIAWPNGPTTMLKSKHPVSGEEMDMGGTAEGAARARQDSWPRMLAFLRNGLVDD
- a CDS encoding SDR family NAD(P)-dependent oxidoreductase; translation: MNTHTAVHTGKRALVTGASSGIGAAIARELAALGVDLVLTARRRDALEAVAATCKGVNVEIVTADLGKADAARALWDAATASGPIDILINNAGFGYFRRFDEVDWARDAELVQLNMTSLVALARCFVDARKTSTAPAHMVNIASTGAYQSVPNMALYAASKAFVRNFSEGLHDEHRGTSLSVTCICPGGTETAFHAASGGGDYSWIANASTKSAEFVAQATVRAMLRGKRTVVPGLFNKLSCFGVRFLTRRFASRVATQVLGKPRLALPTRRET
- the acuI gene encoding acrylyl-CoA reductase (NADPH), whose product is MTFQALLASKTGDKITTSVVSMSEPDLMPGDVVVDIDYSTVNYKDAMAITGRAEVIRQFPLIPGIDFAGTVKTSSYPGIAAGDRVVANGWGLSQTHHGGYAQQARVKGEWLLKLPAALSTKDAMAIGTAGYTAMLSVLALEHGGLTPQHGDVLVTGANGGVGSIAIALLSGLGYRVVASTGRLEESDYLRHLRAADIIDRQTLSEPGAPIASERWAGAVDSVGSHTLANVLAQTQYRGVVTACGLAQGMNLPASVLPFILRNVTLAGIDSVNAPQQVRIEAWSRLARDLDLNKLARTTHVVGLAEVPAVIERMLAGKVQGRTVVDVNA
- a CDS encoding oxidoreductase; translation: MNTKSKVALVTGASSGIGEAIAQQLPKAGYKVYGTSRRGGQAGQRAFEMLPLDVTQDASVEAVVQQLIQSEGRIDLLVNNAGFGVAPAGAEESSIAQAQAIFDTNFFGMVRMIRSVVPHMRRQESGRIINIGSVVGFLPSPYMALYSATKHAVAGYSESLDHELRTQGIRVSVVEPPYINTPFEANSMQPDTPLDMYREIRAGMEQRLKEGIAGAEGPEVVADIVLKAAMAAQPKTHYAPGMASRLRLLRRFAPASMLDAGVRKDLRLDA
- a CDS encoding TetR/AcrR family transcriptional regulator, whose protein sequence is MMHVMRKEKHSVRTAAKEASHERIVSAAARAIRRSGYDGTGVADIMKEAGLTHGAFYAHFASREAMLAEAAGRACAESAAIAAEAAASVPPEQALTYMLHAYLSRENLAQIEQGCPLAALGSETVRQTPEVRRVTTRYIKEMVDLVARQSADWGQAGVHERALVTVATMVGTLLLARVVDEPALSDSLREAALKHLPIA
- a CDS encoding NAD(P)/FAD-dependent oxidoreductase gives rise to the protein MSPPLHHVQTSPTLPASADVVVIGGGIIGVFTAYYLAQRGVSVALVEKGRIGAEQSSRNWGWCRQQNRDARELPLASKSLDLWEQFAAESGEDTGFHRCGLLYLSNDEAEISRWASWRDFAKTAGVTTHMLSSREAAERGQATGRAWKGGVFSPSDGTADPGKAAPAVAAALIKLGGSVHQNCAARGIETEGGRVSGVITEAGVIKTRTAVMAGGAWASSFCRQLGIRFPQASIRQSILSVSPVEHRLPPAVVSAGVSATRRNDGRYALAISGRARVDPTGQFLRFAPQFVPMFAKRWRNLRPGGLEAIRSGHETLARWRLDAPTPMERVRILDPKPDPVSIKETHRRAVELLPQLRDAKITHAWAGYIDSTPDGVPGIGEVPGLPGFILAAGFSGHGFGIGPGAGHLIADLVSGAEPIVDPAPYRPGRFSNSAWGKVADF
- a CDS encoding cupin domain-containing protein; its protein translation is MTVALVLHRADGAPVSTSFRRAPFGKDDPFARHREIAWEGPGAMSAGRTSFIGELEVASYPHIETIVVVEGELTLTAAGATPLVVGPQAGAVIGCGTSLHIQASSRVRFVFCAAACDKPTKRGLFPLHADANFMPTGTLPAEVLLGPVPECRSDKVFTDDAAQYLAGAWDSTPYHRVVRRHRMNEFMHLVAGSVRFAAPDGSVLSVGTGDALFVPEGAPIGWESSDRVAKFYVCQTVPA